A genomic segment from uncultured Desulfuromonas sp. encodes:
- a CDS encoding peptidylprolyl isomerase, which produces MANPKISLETSQGTIVLELDAEKAPISAENFLAYVQSGFYENTIFHRVIPGFMIQGGGMNAEMEESYGKTPIKNEADNGLQNLYATIAMARTQVVDSATSQFFINVNDNDFLNHRDPRPEAFGYAVFGKVVEGMDVVHAIEKVPTGNKGYHQDVPLEPITILKTTVLED; this is translated from the coding sequence ATGGCCAACCCTAAAATTTCACTGGAAACCAGTCAGGGGACGATTGTTCTGGAATTGGACGCAGAAAAAGCGCCCATCTCTGCTGAAAACTTTCTGGCGTATGTCCAGAGCGGATTTTACGAAAACACCATCTTCCACCGTGTCATTCCCGGCTTCATGATTCAAGGCGGTGGCATGAACGCCGAAATGGAAGAAAGCTACGGCAAAACGCCGATCAAAAACGAAGCCGACAACGGACTGCAAAACCTCTATGCCACCATCGCCATGGCTCGCACCCAGGTTGTTGACAGTGCCACATCGCAATTCTTTATCAATGTCAACGACAACGATTTCCTCAATCATCGCGACCCGCGCCCCGAGGCCTTCGGCTACGCCGTGTTCGGCAAAGTCGTTGAAGGGATGGACGTCGTCCACGCCATCGAAAAAGTCCCCACCGGCAACAAAGGTTACCATCAGGATGTGCCGCTCGAACCGATCACAATTCTCAAAACAACTGTCCTTGAAGATTAA
- a CDS encoding SHOCT domain-containing protein, with protein sequence MAENSGDTGIAKNIFVGYFVLILHVVLLVLLGLFVVFFRGLVEYMPWILGGGLALLSLSGYLFYRYLKRSRKTLKETFDGHVPTDRPMEISLLGGLASVRVGVPTGARQVNGAPLQLEDPETSRLRSLDRLASMYDKGLISKEEFDLLKKDVLNGPQSPVQSSSSDIIDVDFTSK encoded by the coding sequence ATGGCAGAAAACTCCGGCGATACCGGTATCGCTAAAAATATTTTTGTCGGCTATTTTGTCCTGATCCTCCATGTCGTTCTGCTGGTGTTGCTGGGCCTGTTTGTGGTTTTTTTTCGCGGCCTGGTTGAATATATGCCGTGGATCCTCGGCGGAGGACTGGCGTTGTTGTCGTTGTCCGGCTATCTGTTTTATCGTTATCTCAAACGGAGCCGAAAAACGCTTAAGGAAACGTTTGACGGTCATGTGCCGACGGACCGACCCATGGAGATCAGCTTGCTGGGAGGTCTGGCGTCAGTTCGTGTCGGGGTTCCGACGGGAGCGCGGCAGGTCAACGGCGCGCCGCTGCAGTTGGAAGATCCGGAAACCTCGCGTTTGCGCAGTCTGGACCGTCTTGCAAGTATGTATGATAAGGGCTTGATCAGTAAGGAAGAGTTTGATCTGCTTAAAAAAGATGTCTTGAACGGGCCGCAATCCCCGGTGCAATCGTCAAGTTCTGATATTATAGACGTTGATTTTACCAGTAAGTAG
- the tig gene encoding trigger factor — protein MNVQVENVSSVKKKISVEISADRVSEEIAKVYKKIAKSAKVKGFRPGKVPMSVIEKYYVDQMKNEVIGRLINETYYQALVDNDVAAISEPSIEDSSDLEKDKPFTYEAHVEVKPEVTAKDYTGIELQKEIFDFDEKIVDARLDEMLSTRSTMEVAERDDAQNGDFVTIDFEGFLDGVAFDGGAATDHVLELGSGSFIPGFEDQLVGMKRGEEKDIVVTFPEEYGNKDLAGKESTFKIAMKEIKVKKMPELDDEFAKGYGAESAADLREKVSDGYKKQETSRIEEDLKERLISALVDGNVVEVPDTMIERQLDFMFKNISNRLKSQGMTMEMMGMNEDAFRVMYRETATKQVQGSLLLEAIGSQENISVDEDEIDSRLEEIAEMANAPLDEVKKYYASEEARKGLLAQIEEEKVITYLLGQSKIEEVTKEALAEKPADEEQE, from the coding sequence ATGAATGTTCAGGTTGAAAATGTAAGTTCCGTCAAAAAGAAAATTTCCGTTGAAATCAGCGCTGACCGCGTCAGCGAAGAGATCGCCAAGGTATATAAAAAGATTGCCAAGTCTGCAAAGGTTAAAGGCTTCCGTCCCGGCAAGGTTCCCATGTCCGTGATTGAGAAGTATTATGTTGACCAGATGAAGAACGAAGTTATCGGCCGTCTGATCAATGAAACCTACTATCAGGCTCTGGTTGATAATGATGTTGCAGCCATTTCCGAACCGTCCATCGAAGACAGCAGCGATCTGGAAAAAGATAAGCCCTTCACTTACGAGGCTCATGTCGAAGTCAAGCCGGAAGTGACCGCTAAAGATTACACTGGCATCGAGCTGCAAAAAGAGATCTTTGATTTTGACGAGAAAATTGTTGATGCGCGCCTTGATGAAATGCTCAGCACGCGCTCAACGATGGAAGTCGCCGAGCGTGATGATGCGCAGAACGGTGACTTTGTGACGATCGATTTTGAAGGCTTTCTTGACGGCGTTGCATTTGATGGCGGCGCGGCCACGGATCATGTCCTGGAGCTGGGCTCCGGTAGCTTTATCCCCGGCTTTGAAGACCAACTGGTTGGTATGAAGCGCGGTGAAGAGAAGGACATTGTCGTGACCTTCCCGGAAGAGTATGGAAATAAAGACCTTGCCGGTAAAGAATCTACTTTCAAGATTGCCATGAAAGAGATTAAAGTAAAGAAGATGCCGGAACTTGATGATGAGTTCGCAAAAGGTTATGGTGCTGAGAGTGCTGCTGATCTGCGTGAGAAAGTTTCTGATGGCTATAAAAAGCAGGAAACTTCCCGTATTGAGGAAGACCTCAAAGAACGACTTATCTCGGCGTTGGTTGACGGTAATGTCGTGGAAGTGCCCGATACCATGATTGAGCGTCAGCTTGATTTCATGTTTAAAAATATTTCCAACCGCCTTAAATCTCAAGGCATGACCATGGAAATGATGGGCATGAATGAAGATGCCTTCCGCGTCATGTATCGTGAAACAGCAACCAAACAGGTTCAAGGCAGTCTGCTGCTTGAGGCGATTGGCAGTCAGGAAAACATCTCGGTTGATGAGGATGAAATTGACAGCCGTCTTGAAGAGATTGCTGAAATGGCCAATGCCCCTCTGGATGAAGTAAAGAAATATTATGCTTCTGAGGAGGCGCGTAAAGGCCTGCTGGCACAAATTGAAGAAGAAAAAGTAATTACTTATCTGCTGGGTCAGTCGAAAATCGAAGAAGTGACTAAAGAAGCTTTGGCGGAAAAGCCCGCTGACGAAGAACAGGAGTAA
- a CDS encoding transposase: MSRPLRIEFAGAFYHVTARGNERKKIFVSQRDYARFKDYLGIARERFGCVLHAYVLMGNHYHLLLETPEANLSKVMHYVNGSYTTYFNVKRKRSGHLFQGRYKSIVVDRDNYLLELSRYIHLNPVRAGIKERPEEYPHSSYGSYIGQGADDLVCRKEVLALLTDERTKAADKYREYVESALDQETVSPLEKLYGGFVLGRERFVREILQRLSADQVEREDVSYRKSLQVGHRVEDIIQRVCAHHVCSPQDLNKKEYRHAQDMAIYLLKRQTAAANREIGEMFDGLSYSAVAKICQRFGKRLQDHRGLSLALEELSRVKG; this comes from the coding sequence ATGTCCAGACCATTACGGATCGAATTTGCCGGAGCGTTCTATCACGTCACGGCCCGAGGGAATGAGCGCAAGAAAATATTTGTCTCACAGCGGGATTACGCGCGGTTCAAGGACTATCTTGGGATCGCTCGCGAGCGCTTCGGCTGTGTGCTCCATGCTTACGTGCTGATGGGGAATCATTATCATCTGTTGCTTGAAACGCCGGAGGCGAATCTTTCCAAAGTGATGCATTACGTGAACGGCTCGTATACCACCTATTTCAACGTCAAGCGCAAGCGCAGTGGGCATCTGTTCCAGGGGCGTTACAAGTCGATAGTTGTTGACCGCGACAATTACCTGCTGGAGCTCAGCCGCTATATTCACCTGAATCCCGTCAGAGCTGGAATCAAGGAGCGACCCGAGGAGTATCCACACAGTAGCTATGGCAGCTACATCGGCCAAGGCGCAGACGATTTGGTCTGTCGGAAAGAGGTTCTGGCGTTGTTGACAGACGAAAGGACCAAGGCTGCTGACAAATACCGCGAATATGTCGAATCGGCCCTTGATCAGGAGACGGTGAGCCCCCTGGAAAAGCTCTACGGTGGCTTCGTCCTGGGTAGAGAACGTTTCGTCCGCGAGATTTTACAGAGACTGTCCGCCGACCAGGTGGAGCGCGAAGACGTATCGTATCGCAAGTCCTTGCAGGTCGGACATCGGGTTGAGGATATTATCCAGCGGGTTTGTGCCCACCATGTTTGTAGTCCGCAGGATCTGAACAAGAAAGAATATCGCCACGCACAGGATATGGCGATCTATCTGCTGAAACGGCAGACGGCTGCTGCCAACAGGGAGATTGGAGAAATGTTTGACGGCTTAAGTTATTCGGCGGTTGCGAAAATATGCCAACGATTTGGGAAGCGGCTGCAGGATCACAGGGGACTGTCTCTCGCTTTGGAGGAATTGTCCCGAGTCAAGGGCTGA
- a CDS encoding Crp/Fnr family transcriptional regulator yields the protein MEKSSAVKLFLQTFFGNNDDPRFTFVEQISRFTTLQRKEILFHEGDAGSEFYFLASGRIKLFRSTADGKEAVIRFIEPGEYFAEILLQLKGRYPVSALAMEPCELLAVDAKKILGHLEQHPEVAMAFIGALSQRIKYLLGMIEQLTLADIRQRFLNYLSVLQDKSPTGAIELPAAKGEIALLLGTTPETFSRLLKKLTLEKIIRVSGRTITLLDPSALDEVAP from the coding sequence ATGGAAAAATCGAGCGCGGTCAAGCTGTTTCTACAGACGTTTTTTGGTAATAACGACGATCCCCGCTTCACCTTTGTTGAGCAGATCAGCCGGTTCACGACGCTGCAACGCAAAGAGATCCTGTTCCATGAAGGGGATGCCGGCAGCGAATTTTACTTTCTTGCCTCAGGGCGGATCAAACTGTTCCGCTCCACGGCTGACGGCAAGGAGGCGGTGATCCGCTTTATAGAGCCGGGAGAGTATTTTGCCGAAATCCTGCTCCAGCTTAAAGGACGCTATCCGGTCAGCGCTCTGGCCATGGAACCCTGTGAACTTCTGGCGGTGGATGCCAAAAAAATACTTGGCCACCTGGAACAGCACCCGGAAGTGGCCATGGCCTTTATCGGTGCTTTATCCCAACGGATCAAATATCTGCTGGGCATGATCGAGCAGCTGACTCTGGCCGACATCCGCCAGCGCTTTCTCAATTATCTCAGTGTGCTGCAGGACAAATCGCCGACAGGAGCTATTGAGCTCCCCGCCGCAAAAGGAGAGATCGCCCTGCTGCTCGGCACAACGCCGGAAACCTTCTCACGCTTACTGAAAAAATTGACCCTGGAAAAAATCATCCGCGTTAGCGGACGCACGATCACCCTACTTGATCCTTCTGCATTAGATGAGGTCGCGCCGTGA
- a CDS encoding class I SAM-dependent rRNA methyltransferase — translation MKRQQRKSCAVGPQTEQMLKLGHPWVIEDRFTRQWPTVQCGELVTLTSEQGTPLATALADPGQRIVARILGTTDMNLNADWLQQKVQRAEQRRRDHAGLDGTNAYRVINGEGDGLPGLTVERYDGYLMIQLYSRSWEPHLNLLVQTLQNEFQPDGIYEKFRPQKTRELEKKGSKRFSRLLAGSAVADRYTVEENHLIYRVSLEEGLNTGLFMDQRANRRDLMERCKGKRVLNLFCYTGAFSVAAAAAGATKVTSVDASPHYLDQARENFGLNRINAKRHAFICGDCFEVLPDLLAQGERFDIVLMDPPSFSTTTKNRFTTQGGTAKLVAQAMALLQDGGLLITSSNHQKVDLADYLKELRRGALEAGSDLTVIKTAGQAEDFPYPVTFPEGRYLKYVMAVKG, via the coding sequence ATGAAACGCCAACAACGAAAATCCTGTGCCGTCGGCCCACAAACAGAGCAGATGCTTAAGCTCGGTCATCCTTGGGTGATCGAAGATCGCTTTACCCGTCAATGGCCGACAGTGCAATGTGGTGAGCTGGTGACATTAACCTCGGAGCAGGGCACCCCTCTGGCTACAGCACTGGCTGATCCGGGTCAGCGTATTGTCGCGCGAATACTCGGCACGACGGACATGAATTTAAACGCAGACTGGCTGCAACAAAAAGTGCAACGCGCTGAACAACGCCGCCGTGATCACGCCGGTCTCGACGGCACCAATGCTTATCGTGTGATCAATGGAGAAGGAGACGGCCTGCCGGGACTGACTGTCGAGCGCTATGACGGGTATCTGATGATCCAACTCTATTCTCGCAGCTGGGAACCCCATCTCAATTTGCTGGTCCAGACCTTACAAAACGAATTTCAGCCGGACGGTATTTATGAAAAGTTTCGCCCGCAGAAAACCCGCGAATTGGAGAAAAAAGGCTCAAAACGTTTCAGCCGCCTGCTGGCCGGAAGCGCTGTCGCTGATCGCTACACCGTTGAAGAAAATCATCTCATCTACCGAGTCAGTCTCGAAGAGGGCTTGAACACCGGGCTGTTCATGGATCAGCGCGCCAACCGGCGCGACCTGATGGAGCGTTGCAAAGGCAAGCGGGTGCTGAACCTGTTCTGCTATACCGGAGCCTTTTCCGTCGCGGCAGCAGCAGCCGGGGCGACCAAAGTGACCAGCGTTGATGCCTCACCCCATTACCTTGATCAGGCAAGGGAAAACTTTGGTCTCAATCGCATCAATGCCAAGCGTCATGCCTTTATCTGTGGTGACTGCTTTGAAGTGTTGCCTGATCTATTGGCGCAGGGCGAGCGTTTTGACATTGTCCTCATGGACCCGCCAAGCTTTTCCACCACCACCAAAAACCGCTTTACCACCCAAGGCGGCACCGCCAAGCTGGTGGCGCAGGCCATGGCCTTATTGCAAGACGGTGGTCTGCTTATTACCTCGTCCAATCATCAGAAGGTCGATCTGGCCGACTATCTCAAAGAGTTGCGTCGAGGTGCTCTCGAAGCGGGCAGCGACTTGACGGTGATTAAAACAGCCGGTCAGGCAGAAGATTTTCCCTATCCGGTAACTTTTCCCGAAGGGCGTTATCTGAAATATGTGATGGCGGTGAAAGGCTGA
- the tgt gene encoding tRNA guanosine(34) transglycosylase Tgt: MFTFELLHNDTSCRARRGRLHTPHGAIETPIFMPVGTHGALKAMTPAQVEETGAQIILSNTYHLHLKPGEALVKKAGGLHSFMNWHKPILTDSGGFQVFSLPKKKITDTGVFFRHEHTGEEIFLGPKEAMQIENDLGADIIMAFDECIPYPSSHDYAKKSIQKTLRWANSCLEAHSRKDQALFGIVQGSVYEDLRRECAEQLTAMDFPGYAIGGVSVGEGLELLKKVVDYTEPFLPTHKPRYLMGVGLPEDILESIERGMDMFDCVIPTRYARSATAFTSRGKLRLTNRNYRRDFFPVDPACDCYCCRNFTRAYLHHLFNANEILSATLIAIHNVHFYLNMVERARQAIEQNCFTAFKNDFLGDYGFFDKK, encoded by the coding sequence ATGTTCACATTTGAATTGCTCCATAATGATACTTCCTGCCGCGCGCGTCGTGGTCGCCTGCACACCCCGCATGGCGCCATTGAAACACCGATTTTCATGCCCGTCGGCACCCATGGAGCCCTCAAAGCCATGACACCGGCTCAGGTTGAAGAAACCGGTGCCCAGATTATTTTATCCAACACCTATCACCTGCATTTGAAACCCGGCGAAGCCCTGGTGAAAAAAGCCGGTGGCTTGCATAGTTTCATGAACTGGCACAAGCCGATCCTCACCGACAGTGGCGGCTTTCAGGTCTTTTCTTTGCCGAAGAAAAAAATTACCGACACCGGTGTATTCTTTCGTCACGAACATACCGGCGAAGAGATTTTTCTCGGTCCCAAAGAGGCCATGCAGATCGAAAACGATCTCGGTGCCGATATTATCATGGCATTTGACGAATGCATCCCCTACCCGTCCAGCCATGATTATGCCAAAAAATCGATCCAGAAAACACTGCGTTGGGCAAACAGCTGCCTGGAAGCGCATAGCCGAAAGGATCAGGCGCTGTTCGGCATTGTTCAGGGCAGTGTTTATGAGGATCTGCGTCGTGAATGCGCCGAACAGTTGACCGCCATGGATTTCCCCGGCTACGCCATTGGTGGCGTCAGTGTCGGTGAAGGGCTGGAATTATTGAAAAAGGTGGTGGATTACACCGAACCGTTCCTGCCAACGCATAAACCGCGCTATCTGATGGGCGTTGGTCTACCGGAAGATATTCTTGAAAGCATCGAGCGGGGCATGGACATGTTTGACTGTGTCATTCCAACCCGTTACGCTCGAAGTGCGACAGCGTTCACGTCACGCGGCAAACTGCGACTGACCAATCGCAATTATCGTCGCGACTTTTTCCCGGTCGATCCGGCATGCGACTGTTACTGCTGTCGTAATTTCACCCGCGCCTATTTGCATCATCTGTTCAATGCCAATGAAATCCTGTCGGCAACGCTGATTGCCATTCACAATGTGCATTTCTACCTGAATATGGTGGAGCGCGCCCGTCAGGCCATTGAACAGAATTGCTTTACAGCATTCAAAAATGATTTTCTTGGGGACTACGGCTTCTTTGATAAAAAATGA
- a CDS encoding potassium channel family protein — MKTNNSAIRQLRIYLLLFIAVICLSTLCFMFTEHLSFSDALYFSIVTMSSVGYGDILPKTEQGRLFAMVFIILGAVTFLSLIGRATELMLNRRDEESKRRKLHMLVGVFFNEIGQGLLRQLVEHMPLAASERQRFEFTAQWTARDFRALNDYAASLPFSLERTADLLGSCGSTLTTVKPLLIRLLENPAVLEHSAFSELLLALFHFEQELGYRQGFTDLPESDVNHLQNDAIRVYRLLLPQWFDYLEHLQRDYPYLYSLQVRVNPFRMTPSALVS; from the coding sequence ATGAAAACAAACAACTCAGCCATTCGTCAGCTTCGCATTTATCTCCTTTTGTTTATTGCAGTGATCTGTCTGAGCACTCTGTGCTTTATGTTTACAGAGCACCTGAGTTTCAGTGATGCCCTCTATTTTAGCATTGTCACCATGTCCAGCGTTGGTTACGGAGATATTCTGCCGAAAACAGAGCAGGGCCGCCTGTTCGCAATGGTTTTTATTATTTTAGGTGCCGTGACCTTTTTGAGCCTTATTGGACGGGCTACTGAACTGATGCTTAACCGGCGTGATGAGGAGAGTAAACGCAGAAAACTTCATATGCTTGTGGGGGTCTTTTTTAACGAAATCGGTCAGGGGTTGCTGAGGCAATTAGTCGAACATATGCCATTAGCTGCGTCGGAGCGTCAGCGTTTTGAATTCACCGCACAATGGACTGCCCGGGATTTCAGGGCGTTGAATGATTATGCGGCTTCTTTGCCGTTTTCGCTGGAAAGGACTGCTGATCTATTAGGGAGCTGTGGCAGTACCTTGACCACCGTCAAGCCGCTGTTGATTCGTCTTCTCGAAAATCCGGCAGTCCTCGAGCATAGTGCCTTTTCCGAACTGTTGCTGGCACTGTTTCACTTTGAACAGGAGCTTGGCTATCGACAGGGATTTACAGATTTGCCCGAAAGCGATGTGAATCATCTGCAGAACGATGCGATTCGTGTTTATCGACTTCTGCTGCCTCAGTGGTTTGATTATCTGGAACATCTCCAAAGGGATTATCCTTATTTGTATTCATTACAAGTTCGGGTAAATCCCTTCCGAATGACGCCATCTGCGCTGGTGTCCTGA
- a CDS encoding septal ring lytic transglycosylase RlpA family protein, with protein MVRCRLWVTILIVMTALWGCSASTPQQTKPAVSPTTGQPLKGWQKPYEVYGVSYTPLLDHQGFSEEGIASWYGKKFHGRKTSNGEIYDMYAMTAAHKTLPLGVYVQVDNLNNGKTAVVRVNDRGPFVTGRIIDLSYTAASRLGVVGPGTAPVRITALGYQEWDNSGKAHYTLPQSVQSGPFTVQVGAFTQQQNATRLAAKLERQYGRADVQEAWVDGRLFYRVRAGKYDSLESAQQGRHIMEQQGLGGGFVVAID; from the coding sequence GTGGTGCGGTGCCGTCTCTGGGTGACGATCCTGATTGTGATGACGGCATTGTGGGGCTGTTCAGCCTCTACTCCGCAACAGACGAAACCCGCCGTTTCTCCGACGACCGGGCAACCGCTTAAAGGCTGGCAAAAACCTTATGAGGTGTATGGGGTTTCCTATACGCCACTGCTGGATCATCAAGGGTTCAGTGAAGAGGGGATTGCCAGTTGGTACGGCAAAAAGTTTCACGGCCGCAAGACCAGTAATGGCGAGATTTATGACATGTATGCCATGACCGCCGCCCATAAGACGTTGCCGTTAGGGGTGTATGTCCAGGTGGACAACCTGAACAATGGCAAGACTGCCGTGGTTCGGGTCAATGATCGTGGACCGTTCGTAACTGGACGTATCATCGATCTCTCCTACACAGCGGCCAGTCGTCTTGGCGTGGTTGGGCCCGGCACGGCTCCGGTGCGCATTACGGCTCTGGGGTATCAGGAGTGGGATAACAGCGGCAAAGCTCATTATACCTTGCCGCAGTCTGTGCAAAGTGGCCCCTTTACCGTTCAGGTCGGTGCGTTTACTCAGCAGCAGAATGCAACGCGACTGGCAGCAAAACTGGAACGGCAATACGGTCGGGCCGATGTTCAAGAGGCCTGGGTGGATGGTCGCCTGTTTTATCGTGTCCGCGCGGGTAAGTATGATTCACTGGAGTCGGCCCAGCAGGGGCGTCACATCATGGAGCAACAGGGTTTGGGCGGTGGATTTGTTGTGGCGATTGACTGA
- the cas6 gene encoding CRISPR system precrRNA processing endoribonuclease RAMP protein Cas6: MMGPLERAEFVKLRYRVRLLEPVDVDLPMLLRLRRSFRAAGSYVFYHVDGGDDETVHPFSRLFSPPVAEDPVARQRYQQSSAAFVLQPDPSCCRRYQRDELLTFPVVLWGGRQDQISQLAQIFQALGKSGLCAADGRFELLEIAGQDSAGRYANLWHSGEDLDRVQSPLRDADWWLSTLPVAIDRLRLNFVTPARLVQHGRPLFRADFINLFPFILRRVTSMLYAHCHFELIDDPLQWLESAKQVVVAENGLEWQDWRQLGPDPQSQQPLGGVMGSLLLSGPTLVDLLPILELGTLMNLGKNAAYGAGQYQLELCREQFEKNL; the protein is encoded by the coding sequence ATGATGGGGCCACTCGAACGGGCCGAGTTTGTCAAACTGCGTTACCGCGTGCGTCTTCTGGAACCCGTGGATGTCGATCTGCCCATGTTGTTGCGGTTGCGGCGCAGTTTTCGTGCTGCAGGCAGCTACGTCTTTTATCATGTCGATGGCGGTGACGATGAAACCGTTCATCCTTTCAGTCGCTTATTCTCTCCCCCGGTCGCAGAAGACCCGGTGGCTCGACAGCGTTATCAGCAAAGCAGTGCGGCTTTTGTTCTGCAGCCGGATCCATCCTGCTGTCGGCGTTACCAGCGGGATGAGCTGTTGACGTTTCCGGTGGTGTTGTGGGGAGGTCGTCAGGATCAGATCAGTCAGCTGGCGCAGATTTTTCAGGCGCTCGGCAAGAGCGGTCTTTGCGCGGCTGACGGTCGCTTTGAATTGCTGGAGATCGCCGGACAGGATTCTGCTGGTCGTTATGCCAATCTGTGGCACAGCGGAGAAGACCTGGATCGTGTGCAGAGTCCATTGAGGGATGCCGACTGGTGGTTGTCGACATTGCCGGTCGCGATTGATCGCTTGCGGTTAAACTTTGTCACTCCAGCGCGTCTGGTCCAACATGGCCGTCCGCTTTTTCGTGCGGATTTTATCAATCTGTTTCCCTTTATCTTGCGCCGTGTCACCTCCATGCTTTATGCCCATTGTCATTTTGAACTGATTGATGATCCGCTGCAGTGGCTGGAGTCGGCCAAGCAGGTGGTGGTCGCGGAAAACGGCTTGGAATGGCAGGACTGGCGTCAACTTGGCCCTGATCCCCAGAGCCAGCAGCCTCTGGGGGGCGTGATGGGATCCCTGTTGTTGTCCGGTCCAACATTGGTTGATCTGCTGCCGATCCTGGAGTTGGGAACCCTGATGAACCTCGGTAAAAATGCGGCTTATGGCGCCGGACAGTATCAATTGGAACTTTGTCGCGAGCAATTTGAAAAAAACCTTTGA
- a CDS encoding aspartyl protease family protein, producing MNIFFSFMLVCLIASPVMASDIYHYRDANGRLIVVDDPELIPSQYRGEQVAAPTTQGISSPDWSSDSEDVEDEIAIDTVAPEETAVKIVGNQVIVPVTLEHRNKEITVELILDTGASVTLLDRDAVERLRLKKWRSSTARLANGAKVDFELSQLDQLSVGPLHLEKLKVAVIDRENKRHLADGLLGMDVLKYRPYHIDYERQRLIWQ from the coding sequence GTGAACATCTTTTTTAGCTTTATGTTGGTCTGCCTGATCGCCTCTCCGGTGATGGCATCGGATATTTACCACTACCGCGATGCAAATGGACGCTTGATTGTTGTCGATGATCCAGAACTGATTCCCTCTCAGTACCGAGGCGAGCAGGTTGCGGCACCGACGACACAGGGCATCTCCAGCCCGGACTGGTCCTCTGATTCGGAAGACGTTGAGGATGAGATCGCTATCGATACGGTTGCCCCGGAAGAAACTGCGGTCAAAATTGTCGGCAATCAGGTGATTGTTCCGGTGACACTGGAACATCGCAACAAAGAGATCACCGTGGAACTGATTCTTGATACCGGGGCAAGCGTGACGTTGCTGGACCGTGACGCGGTGGAGAGGTTACGTCTGAAAAAGTGGCGTTCGAGTACCGCACGGCTGGCAAACGGCGCAAAAGTAGACTTTGAACTGTCTCAACTCGACCAGCTCAGTGTGGGACCGCTGCACCTTGAAAAACTCAAAGTTGCCGTCATTGATCGGGAGAATAAACGTCATCTGGCTGACGGCCTGCTGGGAATGGATGTGTTGAAATATCGACCCTACCACATTGATTACGAGCGTCAGCGCTTGATCTGGCAATGA
- a CDS encoding zf-TFIIB domain-containing protein — MKDVWNEREKAFENQYFRDVERKQLEAMKEKMHEDQVCTLCINRCPKCGVEIQASTFRGVPLDQCPSCGGIWLGPNDLKILAEKDHRTWFDDWFHGEEKQD, encoded by the coding sequence ATGAAAGACGTCTGGAATGAGCGAGAGAAAGCTTTTGAAAATCAGTATTTTCGTGATGTGGAACGCAAGCAGCTTGAAGCGATGAAAGAAAAAATGCATGAGGATCAGGTGTGTACGCTGTGTATAAACCGCTGCCCGAAGTGCGGTGTTGAGATTCAAGCCAGCACTTTTCGCGGCGTTCCTCTCGACCAATGTCCTTCCTGTGGTGGGATCTGGTTGGGACCCAACGATCTGAAAATATTGGCAGAAAAGGATCATCGCACCTGGTTTGACGATTGGTTCCACGGCGAAGAAAAACAGGATTAA